The Hippoglossus hippoglossus isolate fHipHip1 chromosome 2, fHipHip1.pri, whole genome shotgun sequence genome includes a region encoding these proteins:
- the LOC117775028 gene encoding transmembrane protein 47-like isoform X1 has product MSSAVTETEESARSSPLTPLKLVGLVCVFLALCLDVGAVMSPAWVTADDQYYLSLWESCWKPASTENWQCSSTLGSGHHQGLVHFIFSSDWQVATLALLLGGGALVLMSFLVALVAVCIGTRRRFYAPVAFMLFAAVVLQACSLVLYPIKFIESINLRIYHEFNWGYGLAWGGTIFSFGGGILYCLNPKNYEEYY; this is encoded by the exons ATGTCCTCTGCTGTCACGGAGACGGAGGAGTCGGCGCGCAGCTCCCCGCTCACTCCGCTCAAACTGGTCGGACTGGTCTGCGTGTTCCTGGCGCTCTGTCTGGACGTGGGAGCCGTGATGAGCCCGGCGTGGGTGACCGCCGACGACCAGTACTACCTGTCCCTGTGGGAGTCCTGCTGGAAGCCGGCGAGCACCGAGAACTGGCAGTGCAGCAGCACGTTGGGCTCAG GTCACCATCAAGGTCttgtgcatttcatttttagCTCTG ACTGGCAGGTTGCTACACTGGCCCTGTTGCTAGGGGGTGGAGCCCTGGTGCTGATGTCATTCCTGGTTGCTCTGGTCGCCGTGTGCATCGGGACGAGACGGCGATTTTACGCACCCGTCGCTTTCATGCTCTTCGCTGCAG TTGTCCTCCAGGCCTGCAGCTTGGTCCTCTACCCCATCAAGTTCATCGAGAGCATCAACCTGAGGATCTACCACGAGTTCAACTGGGGCTACGGCCTGGCCTGGGGCGGGACCATCTTCTCCTTCGGCGGGGGAATCCTGTACTGCCTCAATCCCAAGAACTACGAGGAGTACTATTAG
- the LOC117775028 gene encoding transmembrane protein 47-like isoform X2, with amino-acid sequence MSSAVTETEESARSSPLTPLKLVGLVCVFLALCLDVGAVMSPAWVTADDQYYLSLWESCWKPASTENWQCSSTLGSDWQVATLALLLGGGALVLMSFLVALVAVCIGTRRRFYAPVAFMLFAAVVLQACSLVLYPIKFIESINLRIYHEFNWGYGLAWGGTIFSFGGGILYCLNPKNYEEYY; translated from the exons ATGTCCTCTGCTGTCACGGAGACGGAGGAGTCGGCGCGCAGCTCCCCGCTCACTCCGCTCAAACTGGTCGGACTGGTCTGCGTGTTCCTGGCGCTCTGTCTGGACGTGGGAGCCGTGATGAGCCCGGCGTGGGTGACCGCCGACGACCAGTACTACCTGTCCCTGTGGGAGTCCTGCTGGAAGCCGGCGAGCACCGAGAACTGGCAGTGCAGCAGCACGTTGGGCTCAG ACTGGCAGGTTGCTACACTGGCCCTGTTGCTAGGGGGTGGAGCCCTGGTGCTGATGTCATTCCTGGTTGCTCTGGTCGCCGTGTGCATCGGGACGAGACGGCGATTTTACGCACCCGTCGCTTTCATGCTCTTCGCTGCAG TTGTCCTCCAGGCCTGCAGCTTGGTCCTCTACCCCATCAAGTTCATCGAGAGCATCAACCTGAGGATCTACCACGAGTTCAACTGGGGCTACGGCCTGGCCTGGGGCGGGACCATCTTCTCCTTCGGCGGGGGAATCCTGTACTGCCTCAATCCCAAGAACTACGAGGAGTACTATTAG